One window from the genome of Dongia rigui encodes:
- the aroB gene encoding 3-dehydroquinate synthase: MTAAVSRSIDRSQPEKVRVELGERSYDILIGRGLIAAAGTYIPPLLAKKHVIIITDANVAKLHLEALEHALTHAGVKVDSIIMPAGEATKSFAEVERLTGLLLDMKIERGTTLIALGGGVIGDLTGFVAAITLRGIDFIQVPTTLLAQVDSSVGGKTGINTPHGKNLVGAFYQPRLVLADTATLDTLPRRELLAGYAEVAKYGLIDEPDLFTWLEANGMDVVEGDEAARRHAIAVSCRAKARIVGADERESGARALLNLGHTFGHALEAECGFSDELLHGEGVAIGMMMAFDLSVTLGLCPAEDAARVQRHLASVGLPTAPGAVQGRFWSAERLVEHMGRDKKVKDGRIGFVLARGIGKSFHPAYVDLAQVTAVLETAIAA, from the coding sequence ATGACCGCGGCTGTTTCGCGCTCAATCGACCGGTCGCAACCGGAGAAGGTGCGTGTCGAGCTAGGCGAGCGCAGCTACGACATTCTTATCGGACGCGGCCTCATCGCCGCCGCCGGTACTTATATTCCGCCACTCCTGGCCAAGAAACACGTCATCATCATAACCGATGCCAATGTGGCAAAGCTGCATCTCGAGGCATTGGAGCATGCGCTGACTCATGCCGGCGTGAAGGTCGACAGCATCATCATGCCGGCCGGCGAAGCGACCAAGAGCTTTGCTGAAGTCGAACGGCTGACGGGCCTGCTGCTCGACATGAAGATCGAGCGTGGCACGACGCTGATTGCCCTGGGTGGCGGCGTCATCGGTGACCTTACCGGGTTCGTGGCAGCCATCACGCTGCGCGGCATCGATTTCATCCAGGTGCCGACGACCTTGCTGGCCCAGGTCGATTCCTCGGTCGGTGGCAAGACCGGCATCAACACGCCCCATGGCAAGAACCTTGTCGGTGCCTTCTATCAGCCGCGTCTGGTGCTGGCTGATACGGCGACCCTCGACACTCTGCCCCGGCGCGAACTGCTGGCCGGCTATGCCGAAGTCGCCAAATACGGCCTCATCGACGAACCGGACCTCTTCACCTGGCTCGAAGCCAACGGAATGGATGTCGTCGAGGGCGACGAAGCGGCGCGGCGCCACGCCATTGCCGTCTCTTGCCGCGCCAAGGCGCGTATTGTGGGCGCCGACGAACGCGAAAGCGGGGCGCGCGCCCTCCTCAATCTCGGTCATACCTTTGGCCATGCGCTGGAAGCCGAATGCGGATTCTCCGACGAGCTTCTGCATGGCGAGGGTGTGGCGATCGGCATGATGATGGCCTTCGACCTTTCCGTGACACTGGGCCTTTGCCCGGCCGAAGATGCGGCACGTGTCCAGCGCCACCTTGCCAGCGTCGGCCTGCCGACGGCACCGGGTGCCGTCCAGGGGCGTTTCTGGTCGGCCGAACGCCTGGTCGAACATATGGGCCGCGACAAGAAGGTGAAGGATGGGCGCATCGGCTTCGTGCTGGCGCGCGGCATCGGCAAATCCTTTCATCCCGCCTATGTCGATCTTGCGCAAGTCACAGCGGTGCTGGAAACGGCCATCGCCGCCTAG
- a CDS encoding shikimate kinase, giving the protein MVETTQDTAGHGASSPAAPTRAGSRDASDHALDRAFGQSVLAQIDRPIVLVGLMGAGKSCIGKRLSSHLGLPFVDADREIEAAAGCSIPDIFASHGEQAFRDGERRVIQRLLGNPVHILATGGGAFVDPSTRALVKERGLSIWIRADLDLLLKRVSRRNDRPLLQNVDPRAKLAELIELRHPFYEQADIIVDSADGPPEVTLGRVMEALHDHFAKAKGNAS; this is encoded by the coding sequence ATGGTCGAAACAACCCAAGATACCGCCGGTCACGGCGCCAGCTCCCCCGCCGCGCCGACGCGCGCCGGTTCGCGCGATGCGTCGGACCACGCCCTTGACCGCGCCTTTGGCCAAAGTGTCCTTGCCCAGATCGACCGGCCGATTGTGCTGGTGGGCCTGATGGGCGCCGGTAAAAGCTGCATCGGCAAGCGCCTCTCCAGCCATCTCGGCCTGCCCTTCGTCGATGCCGACCGCGAGATCGAAGCGGCGGCCGGTTGCTCGATCCCGGACATCTTCGCCAGTCATGGCGAACAGGCCTTCCGCGACGGCGAGCGCCGGGTGATCCAGCGCCTGCTCGGCAACCCGGTCCATATTCTGGCGACCGGCGGCGGGGCCTTCGTCGACCCCAGCACGCGGGCCCTGGTCAAGGAGCGCGGCCTCTCCATCTGGATCCGCGCCGATCTCGATCTGCTGCTGAAACGCGTCTCGCGCCGCAACGACCGGCCGCTGCTGCAGAATGTCGACCCGCGCGCCAAGCTCGCCGAACTGATCGAGCTGCGTCACCCGTTCTACGAACAGGCCGACATCATCGTCGACAGCGCCGATGGGCCGCCGGAAGTGACGCTCGGCCGCGTCATGGAAGCGCTGCACGATCATTTCGCCAAGGCCAAGGGCAACGCGTCATGA
- the xerD gene encoding site-specific tyrosine recombinase XerD codes for MSADPALGAFFEMLAAERNAAANTLSAYKRDLDDLSAFLKRGLAEASSGDLRRYLGFLADNDLSPRTQARRLSACKQFYRFLVEDGRRSDDPTAALDAPKLGRPLPKLLSEAEMTALINVCTALDGAEGARLLAMIELLYATGLRVSELVRMPVSVVMRDQPFLTVKGKGGKERLVPLNGPARGALNAYLTLRPEFMKGMPGSPFLFPSRGKEGHLTRQRFGQLLKEIALKANIDPARVSPHVLRHAFATHLLDHGADLRSLQKMLGHADISTTQIYTHVQQDRLKSLVEAHHPLAKSTSRKRDIAVKK; via the coding sequence GTGAGCGCCGATCCGGCCCTGGGTGCCTTCTTCGAGATGCTGGCGGCCGAACGCAATGCCGCCGCCAACACGCTGTCGGCCTATAAACGCGATCTTGACGATCTCAGTGCCTTCTTAAAGCGTGGTTTGGCCGAGGCGAGTTCCGGCGATCTGCGCCGATATCTCGGCTTTCTCGCGGACAATGATCTGAGCCCGCGGACCCAAGCGCGGCGCCTGTCGGCCTGCAAGCAGTTCTATCGCTTCCTGGTCGAGGATGGCCGTCGCAGTGACGATCCGACGGCGGCACTCGATGCGCCCAAGCTCGGCCGGCCGCTTCCCAAGCTGCTCTCCGAAGCGGAGATGACCGCGCTCATCAACGTCTGCACAGCGCTGGACGGCGCTGAAGGCGCACGGCTCCTCGCCATGATCGAGCTGCTCTATGCCACTGGCCTGCGCGTCAGCGAACTGGTGCGTATGCCGGTTTCCGTTGTGATGCGGGACCAGCCGTTCCTGACGGTCAAAGGCAAGGGGGGCAAGGAGCGCTTGGTGCCGCTCAACGGACCGGCGCGCGGCGCCCTTAACGCCTATCTGACGTTGCGCCCCGAGTTCATGAAGGGCATGCCGGGCTCACCCTTCCTGTTCCCGTCACGGGGCAAAGAGGGGCACCTCACGCGGCAGCGCTTCGGGCAGCTGCTGAAGGAAATCGCGCTCAAAGCCAATATCGACCCAGCGCGCGTATCGCCCCACGTCCTGCGGCACGCCTTTGCGACGCATCTCCTCGATCACGGTGCCGATCTGCGGTCGCTGCAGAAGATGCTGGGCCATGCCGACATCTCGACCACGCAGATCTATACCCATGTCCAGCAGGACCGGCTGAAGTCGCTGGTGGAAGCACACCATCCGCTCGCCAAATCTACATCCAGGAAGCGTGATATCGCTGTCAAAAAGTAA
- a CDS encoding HpcH/HpaI aldolase/citrate lyase family protein: protein MSFKIVEQAPARLNRSELAVPGSQPQLFEKAAKSAADVIFLDLEDAVAPDDKAQARKNIIQALHDIDWGTKQMSVRINGLDTHYMYRDVVDVIEQGGERLDLIMIPKVGTPEDVYAVDMLVTQCEAAVGRKKRIGFEMIIETALGMQNVHAISAASKRNESLHFGVADYAASTKAKTTNIGGANPAYSVLTDKDSGGNRDVHWGDMWHYAIARMVVAARANGLRPVDGPFGDFGDVDGYKAAGGRANVLGCEGKWAIHPSQVALANELFSPAEAEVKKAERIMEAMAQAQKEGKGAVSLDGRLIDLASIRQAEVLLAKARQISGAK, encoded by the coding sequence ATGAGCTTCAAGATCGTTGAACAAGCCCCCGCGCGCCTCAACCGCAGCGAACTCGCCGTTCCTGGCTCGCAGCCGCAACTCTTTGAGAAGGCGGCCAAATCGGCAGCCGACGTGATCTTCCTCGATCTCGAGGACGCGGTGGCGCCGGACGACAAGGCCCAGGCCCGCAAGAACATCATCCAGGCGCTGCATGACATCGACTGGGGCACCAAGCAGATGTCGGTGCGCATCAACGGCCTCGATACCCATTACATGTACCGGGACGTCGTCGACGTGATCGAGCAGGGCGGCGAGCGCCTCGACCTCATCATGATCCCGAAGGTCGGCACGCCCGAAGACGTCTATGCTGTCGACATGCTGGTGACGCAATGCGAAGCGGCGGTCGGCCGCAAGAAGCGCATCGGCTTTGAGATGATCATCGAAACGGCGCTGGGCATGCAGAACGTGCACGCCATTTCGGCTGCCTCGAAGCGCAATGAGAGCCTGCATTTCGGCGTTGCCGACTATGCCGCCTCGACCAAGGCGAAGACGACCAATATCGGTGGTGCCAACCCGGCCTATTCGGTCCTCACCGACAAGGATTCGGGGGGCAACCGAGATGTCCACTGGGGCGATATGTGGCATTACGCCATCGCCCGCATGGTGGTGGCAGCCCGTGCCAACGGGTTGCGCCCGGTCGATGGCCCGTTCGGCGATTTTGGGGATGTGGACGGCTACAAGGCGGCCGGCGGTCGCGCCAACGTCTTGGGATGCGAGGGAAAATGGGCGATTCACCCCTCCCAGGTGGCGCTGGCCAACGAGCTTTTCAGCCCAGCCGAGGCCGAGGTGAAGAAGGCCGAACGCATCATGGAAGCCATGGCGCAGGCCCAGAAAGAGGGCAAGGGCGCCGTGTCACTGGACGGCCGATTGATCGATTTGGCTTCAATCCGGCAGGCTGAGGTGCTACTGGCGAAGGCACGACAGATTTCCGGCGCGAAATAA
- a CDS encoding acetyl-CoA carboxylase carboxyltransferase subunit alpha translates to MATYLEFEKPIAELDGKIAELKHVATGGDINIAEEVAKLQGKTEKLLKQTYAKLTAWQKTLVARHPERPHFCDYVAALVTDYVPLAGDRAFADDRAIQGGLGRFRGRPVVIMGHEKGNDTQSRVRHNFGMAKPEGYRKAIRLMELAERFELPVVTLVDTPGAYPGVEAEARGQAEAIARSIETCLKIKVPLISAIIGEGGSGGAIALAAANHIIMLEHSVYSVISPEGCASILWRSAEQAKDAAEALKLTAEDLKQLGVIDEIVPEPLGGAHRARGETASRLGDAIEAALAKFDNQSGGDVRAQRRQKFLDMGRQGLNA, encoded by the coding sequence ATGGCGACCTACCTCGAATTCGAGAAGCCGATTGCGGAGCTCGACGGCAAGATTGCCGAGCTGAAGCATGTGGCCACTGGTGGTGACATCAACATCGCCGAGGAGGTCGCCAAACTGCAGGGCAAGACCGAAAAGCTGCTGAAGCAGACCTATGCGAAACTCACCGCCTGGCAGAAGACGCTGGTGGCCCGGCATCCTGAGCGGCCGCATTTTTGCGACTATGTCGCGGCGCTGGTGACCGATTACGTGCCGCTCGCGGGCGACCGTGCCTTTGCCGATGACCGCGCCATCCAGGGCGGCCTCGGTCGCTTCCGCGGCCGCCCGGTCGTGATCATGGGGCATGAGAAGGGCAACGATACGCAGAGCCGTGTCCGCCACAATTTCGGCATGGCGAAGCCGGAAGGCTACCGCAAGGCGATCCGCCTCATGGAACTCGCCGAGCGGTTCGAGCTGCCGGTGGTGACGCTGGTCGACACGCCCGGTGCCTATCCGGGCGTCGAGGCGGAAGCGCGCGGCCAGGCGGAAGCGATCGCACGCTCGATCGAAACCTGCCTCAAGATCAAGGTGCCGCTCATTTCCGCCATCATCGGCGAGGGCGGTTCGGGCGGCGCCATTGCTTTGGCGGCCGCCAACCACATCATCATGCTGGAACATTCGGTTTATTCGGTGATTTCGCCGGAAGGCTGCGCGTCCATCCTGTGGCGCAGCGCCGAACAGGCGAAGGATGCGGCCGAAGCGTTGAAGTTGACGGCGGAAGATCTGAAGCAGCTCGGCGTCATCGACGAAATTGTCCCCGAGCCGCTGGGTGGTGCGCATCGTGCGCGCGGCGAGACGGCATCGCGCCTTGGCGACGCCATCGAGGCCGCGCTGGCGAAGTTCGACAACCAGTCGGGTGGCGATGTGCGCGCGCAGCGACGCCAGAAGTTCCTCGACATGGGCCGGCAGGGCCTGAATGCTTAA
- a CDS encoding EF-hand domain-containing protein — protein MLKRARRTGRIAVAGILLSVGVAQAQEDPFMPGVIGAESGMSAIDFDSARMSFFNEADTNGDLQLSPQEMSEAMAHGGSPLFQGVDIDGNGLISLDEYMQSGNDLFDRLDADGDGTLTSGEM, from the coding sequence ATGCTTAAGCGCGCGCGGCGGACGGGCCGGATCGCTGTCGCCGGAATCCTTCTGTCAGTCGGCGTTGCGCAGGCGCAGGAAGATCCCTTCATGCCCGGTGTCATCGGTGCCGAGTCCGGTATGTCGGCGATCGATTTCGATTCCGCGCGGATGAGCTTCTTCAACGAGGCCGACACGAACGGCGATCTGCAATTGTCGCCCCAGGAAATGAGCGAGGCGATGGCCCATGGTGGCTCGCCTCTGTTCCAGGGTGTCGATATCGATGGCAACGGCTTGATCAGCCTCGATGAATATATGCAGAGCGGCAACGACCTGTTCGACCGCCTGGATGCCGATGGGGATGGAACCCTGACTTCCGGGGAAATGTAA